In Coffea eugenioides isolate CCC68of chromosome 4, Ceug_1.0, whole genome shotgun sequence, the genomic stretch TTGCCCAATGAATTTAAAGAACTGTTGAGGTATTACCGCCCATAAGTCTCGTGCATTAACCACTGCCGTGGACGGGAGGCCTACGTCGGACCAATACGCGGTAATAGTAGCCGTGGAAGATCCTCTATTCCACAAAGCGACAGCTACTCTCTTTCCACTAAGAGGTCCAGCCCAAACCTGCAGCATTAGCAGAAAACTGATTAGTATTATTAAttaggattaattttttatatatcatTTGTGTATACACGAGTGATACTGTATTTATGTCACATAAtctaatttaaaatttaaaattcaattttcaaCAAGTGGCATTTATTTACAACTACCAGTGTAAAAAATATTTGCACAGATAGTACATAAAAACAGAAACCATTAATTATTGCATTtgccaaacaaaacaaaacactTGAATTTATCAATTATGTCATGGTCTTTCGCACAAAtcaaggaaagaagaaaaaatagtaATACTTATCAATAATTTGACAAATGAGACACCTAAGTTTAAAGGTATTTTGGGCACTAATGCATGAAAAATGAAGGGACAAACATGCAATCTAGATTGTTTCAGAAATTCACCTCCAAATCTCCGTAAGTCTTAACCTTTTTCCCTTGAACGCCAAGTTTATCTATAGATAAGATTTGCAATGTATTAGTCAAGATGCCATGTGAAAAAAGAGAAGATCATCATTTGTATGTTTCGCTCTTTTTGTCAATGGAGAAAAAAAAGCTATAACTAATCAATTCAAGTCTCTTAAAGCTGATTAAGAAGTATTCAAGAACTCCatttcagtccaattcagtccaGGGTCCAATATATGCACTTGTATCGATATCTTCTTTGGTCCATACCTTGGTTAACCGCAATAACTTCCGCATTGCTTAACAGTTGGAAAGTCGCACCGTCCATGGATCGAATGTCACAGCCAATCAGTAGAGGTGCCTTCATGGATATTTATAAGCACAAAATAattcataaattaataaacagcgaaataattaattaaatctAAATTAGCACTATGATCAATTATTTAATATATACATCATAATATACGTCTATATGTGTTTGTGCTGTAACAAGATTATTGTTCTTGATTAATGATCATAATTTTCTTATAGTGTATAGTGAACCCCATATATACCtagaaaaaaggagaaaaaaaaaaaaaagtaatagcATCTTCTCACTTATTAGTGAACATACTTTTGCTAATGCCCAAATGCTGAAATGGGATCGATATTCCGTTGTAGTCATGCCTCCATTTCCCACCTCCAACATGTCAGGATCTGAAACAATTAGAGAttttttggattgtaaattttCGAGagttttttggagaaaaaattATTGAATCACTTTTTTAGAATTGGATGTATGGAcagtaaaaaagtgattgacAAATATGTAAAaagaatattaaaaaaaaaaaagattaaatgtTTTTCTAGAAAAGAGCAATTCAAATATGGCCTTAAGTTTTCAACAAGTGTACGATGCCACGTTGTGTTAGTTTTCTCATCCGTGAGTTAATGCTTGTGCATGTCTTTGTGTAAGAATATGTGAAATCCAATAACCttccaaaaatatttaatttggGAATACCAATGTAAAGACATGTTTTCCTGTCTACACTTCTGCAAAATTTAAAAGTACGCTTAATTGCAAATTCCCCCTCCAAAAAGTACAATTTCATGAGTTTGCCACATGAATACTCAATTGCATCAATCTTCCCACTATAGTATTGAATTTTCTTGAATCCAATATAATCAGTAAATAATTAGTCCCAATTACTCTTTCATTTTGCTGACATGACATGTACATGTTACTCGTAGAAAGACTAAATGACTCCTAAATAGCAATGACTTAGTTTTGTTTTCaaaaatacccatttattacGTACTTTTATACACACAAAGCAAGCTATCAATACTTGTACTAATAAACAATAATTCCTTTTACCATACCATCCAACCCACCTCTTCCGACAAAGCAAGATAAATTTGATTGTATGGTTTTATAGTATTGTATTTCATGGTTAGTACTTGTGAATTAACCATTGTCAGGATAATATTGAAATATAGAGTGATAAATTTGTCATTCGCACATatgaaaattattattaaacaaaaagtgaGATAAATACCATTCCATCCACCGGGACCAGCATAAGATGCCCATTTGTCGTTCATATCTGCCCGAGAAGTCATGCTGCGCATCCCAACCAAgccaaaaaattaataatacaAATAAATTGGTCTTAATGTTTAATTTTATATCTTTTCTAAACAttctttatttgaaatttcatcAGCTCCTAATTTGTAGTGATGAAAATTTTACAATATTCACTTGTGTTGTTTAGCAAAAATGTATCATATATGGTCTCTTTTTTGGGTAACATAAAAAAATGCAATATGCTTTTTTATTCTCGGGATGCATTGCTAGAAATATTTTCGCCCTTTTTCAAGGAGCATTGTTAAAAACATTCCAGATTAATTACTAGAAGTTGTAGCATTTGATCATccatttgcaacaaaattatatatatatatatcaaacaACTCAAACAAGAAGCAAGTTAAGAGATGTCCTAGGTAGTATTATTACCTACTCCAACTGTCATCTATATCTCCAGTGGTTCTCCAACTGTTTCCAACTTCTTTTGCCCATGTTGCTGGATCTTCATCTCCCCTGATATCATACACAGCGGAATTAATCAGCTGAGAAAGAATTTAAGACCATTATTTTGATGATCTTGGCTATTCATCCAAAATAATTGAGCCCCCATTTTGCTAATATGGCATTTTATGTCGAATTACAACTGACCGAATGAGGTCCATAAAATCAAGACTCACCATTCACATAGAGAGAAAAATATGGACCTTCCAGAGTTCAACAATGCTTTACTCATGATTGGATACCTGTTTCACCACAAGGACAAAACACTCGATAAAAAGGTACTATAGATACAAATTATTGGTTCAATTGGTCATCAACCAAATTTTGACACTAATTGCTTCGTTAGAGTACCATTTAGTTGAAGAGCAGTTTGTACATATTACATACCTTTCCTTGGGGCTTATGTTGTTGTCGTTACAGTTGTCATACTTTAAGTAATCAACCCCCTAATACCAAAAGGGTAAGATAGAAAGagaattaaaaaatttgaattcagaAACACAATTATGCCAAATAGGCAGGTAGTAGAATAATTTAAGCAAATTAATGCTCTTACAAGTTAAATTTGGAGATAAAGCTCAGTGATAGGGGGAAAAATTAAAAGCAAATTTGTGATGGTAATTCTCATAAATACAGAAATATATCATTAAACAAGCACTATTCACAGAAAACACAACGAAACATGCGCCAATCAATAGAAGAAACTAGTATGTACATACCCATGAAGCAAAGGTTTTGGCATCTTGTTCTTCGTGTCCTAATGAACCTGGCATAGTTTTACTACATGTCTGAGTTCTGCATCATCAAATTACAAAATTGGAACGTTAATTACCATGCTAGTGCTATGCTAGCTCGATGAAATTTAATTTGTATTCTGGTAGTAAACTGGTAACCATTAGTAGAAGCTATGGTAAAGTTCAAGTTTTACCCAGCATCAGAGTAAATTCCAAGCTTTAGGCCTTTGCTGTGAACATAATCTGCTAAGGCTTTGATCCCTGATGGGAATGTTGAACCTTTAGGAACCAAATTCCCCTGCACCCCAACACATAGCTCATATTTCAGCCTCACCCAAGAAGCTATACTATGGAAAAAGTTCTCTTTCTGATGCTAATTATCTACTATAGTAGTGTTATGTGAGCGATATAGTTCATCTTAGAGTGATGAGAAGGAGTATATACCTGTGAATCTCTGTTAAGTTCTGCCCAACAGTCATCTACCAAATATCCAAGCAGAAAATTTTAGCAATTTATgattttatttgataaaaaaaaaggtcCACATTCAGTAATATTCTAACAATGAATTAATGGATTACTTTTTCCTATCAATGCAAAAGGTTTTTTTTCACATTAATAGTTTTGGATATGTCTGTAAtcactttttcattttgaaatttcgaTTTACACATTTTGTATGCATCCTATCTCACTAGTGTTAAAACTCTTTCTTCTCTCAATCCACGAAAAGATTAGTTTCCAGTTAATTTTGCTAAAAATCGTAACCCATTAGTAAATGAGCTgatacagaaaaaagaaaagcatcaTCCTTTTGACTTTCCACTCTTTTTTCTACGTACCAAGATTGATGTACTTATATCCCAGTGCAGCAAGCCCCTTTGATGCCATTGCATCGGCTGTTGATCAAATTAAAACCAGTGAAAAGAAAAAGTCTTATAAACTTGGCAAGTTAGCTAGCAAAGTAGTTAGTGAGTAATAGTAATTAAAAATAGACTGTTGGCCATTATATACAAAAGGCCCTTTAATTTGAGTCAAAGTTTCGGGGTCCTCCACAAAAAGCTTACCTGTTTCCCTGATCAATTTCTCATCAAGATTACAACTGAAATGATTCCAGCTGTTCCACCTGATAATTGCATTTTACAAAAAGTAAATGCTTAGAAATTTCACTAGGATTACTTGGTATTTCATATTTAGATTCATAAGTGTATCTTTCCATATTTATATATGCACAGACATAAGCATAATGTGATGGACCTGTGCCAAAATCCAAAATGAAATGAGGATATTCCTTACCCAAATCGAACCTCCAAATGAGATGATCGCCATTTGTGTATTCTTTTTAACATATCATACTCTTAGCTCAttagatttcttttcttaatcaTAAACTAGGATTAATTGGAacttttattctatttttttaatcataaaGTAGGACTGGAACTTTTATTCCTTTTTTCCCTGAAAGTTATATATATAACTCATTCTAGCTGAGGATATTTCTAATGCAGTAAGAACCTACGCTTTAATGGCTTACATGGTTCTGGGGGACGATGGTAGTTCTTGCATAAAATAAATCATAGCCGAATATGTTCATCTGATCTTTACTTAGCACAGTACTGAGATACTGACAACGAAATCTGACACATTGTCCTGGCAAAAATCTGACATATTGTTTTATGTTTCATTGAATAAACCCATTTCACCCCCTGTGGGGttttctatcccacatcgg encodes the following:
- the LOC113768166 gene encoding alpha-galactosidase, which gives rise to MAAAYYYLFSSKKSHQKLVLRASLLMFLCFLAVENVGASGRRMVKSPGTEDYTRRSLLANGLGLTPPMGWNSWNHFSCNLDEKLIRETADAMASKGLAALGYKYINLDDCWAELNRDSQGNLVPKGSTFPSGIKALADYVHSKGLKLGIYSDAGTQTCSKTMPGSLGHEEQDAKTFASWGVDYLKYDNCNDNNISPKERYPIMSKALLNSGRSIFFSLCEWGDEDPATWAKEVGNSWRTTGDIDDSWSSMTSRADMNDKWASYAGPGGWNDPDMLEVGNGGMTTTEYRSHFSIWALAKAPLLIGCDIRSMDGATFQLLSNAEVIAVNQDKLGVQGKKVKTYGDLEVWAGPLSGKRVAVALWNRGSSTATITAYWSDVGLPSTAVVNARDLWAHSTEKSVKGQISAAVDAHDSKMYVLTPQ